The genomic window CGCTTCATCATGAATTCCGGGGTTGTCCATTTTTAACTCACTGGACAGTTTCTGCAGATAATAGGCGATCAATCCGGGAATGTCGTCTTTGCGATCCCGCAAAGGGGGCAGTTCAATGGTGACGACCTTGAGCCGAAAATACAGGTCTTCTCGGAATTTGTTATTTTCAATGGCCTGTTCCAGGTTCTGATGGGTGGCGGCGATGATCCGGACATCCACGGGAATGGTGTCTTCACCGCCTAAACGCTCAATGCTTTTTTCCTGGAGCAGCCGCAGGATTTTGGCCTGGATGCTTAAAGGCATGTCTCCGATTTCATCCAGAAACACGGTGCCCCCGTTGGCTTGTTCTATTTTTCCGATGTGCTTCTGGGAGGCCCCCGTAAACGCCCCTTTTTCATATCCGAACAATTCGCTTTCCAGCAGGGTTTCCGGTATGGCCACGCAATTGATGATCAGAAACGGTTTGTCCGACCGGGCCCCATGCTGGTAAACGGCCCGTGCCACCAGTTCTTTGCCCGTGCCGGATTCGCCCCGGATCAGAATGGTGGCATCGGTCTGGGCCACCCGGCCGATGGCTTTATACACGGTCTGCATGGCCCGGCTCTGGCCGATGATGGCATCTCCGGATTGCTGGTCAGGGGCAGCATCCACGGCAACCGGGGATTTCATGAAATACCCGGCATCGATGGCCTGGGTGATGAGGTTCAGCATTTCAGGAATCTCAAAAGGCTTGAGCACATAGTCGTATGCCCCCATTTTGGTGGCTTCGATGGCAGTTTCCGTGGTGCCGAAAGCCGTGACAATGATCACCGGCAGCTTGGGATCCTTTTTTTTGATCTGTTTGAAGGTTTCCATGCCGTCCATGCCCGGCAGGCGCATGTCCAGAATCACCAGATCCAGGGGCTGCTGGGTGATGATGTCAACACCGGCCTCTCCCGAGGCCGCCCCCAGCACGGAATAGTTTTCTTCTCTCAACAGCTTGCAGAAGCTGATGCGCAACTGATCATCGTCATCTATCACCAGAATGGTATTCATTGGACCTGTCCTGTCACCGGCTGTGGCCGAGTATTACCGGAAAAAAATCGTTCTCCGGACGGCCAGATATAGCACGCCTGACCGGCCGGTTCAATATATATGCGCGGTTGTTCAGTCAAATTGATTATCGTTTAGAGAGACCGGGTTTTCCTGATTTTTGCAAACAGCAGCATTTTATTCTGCAACGGTCAACAGGTTGTTGGCGGTACCGAAACAGTTCTGGCAGGTCCGGGGATTGACCGGGTCTGTCTGCCATTTGCCATCCACCACAAATTTATATTCATAGGTATCGGGAGAAAGCATCAATCTGGTTTCCCAGGCCCCGTTTTTGCCTTTTTTCAACACATGCTTCTCAGGATGCCACTGGTTGAAGTCGCCGGCCAGCAACACGGTGTCAGCCTGGGGCGCATGCAATGAGAGTACTACTTTTTTTCGACGTTTTTTTTGTTGTTTCTCACTCATCTGGAATCTCCTTTGCAAGGTGTTTGTGTTGTCGAGATTTGGCAGTGTGGCTGACGATGTCAACTGTGAAGAATAGCAATTTACATGCCAGGTTTTACAGGGTGTTTTCCGTCACAGGGAAACGATGAATTGCCATGATTGTTCCGAAGATGTGCCGTGAGATTTTTAACAAACAATGAAACATATTTTTCAAGTTGTAAAAAAAGCTGACATAGGCAAATTAAATCCGAATCCATTTGACAAGAGATCGGTTAATACAATAAAAGTGATTGAAAAATGTTTGATTGAAAACCATAACATAAGTGATGAATGGGAGATGTCCCATTGGAACAGGACAAAATCCGTGGCTGAAAACCAGAATAAAAAAACGCATGGACCTGCCTATTATTCAGATTTCAGGATCAAGATTGCCCTGCGTATCGTGATCGTTTCTTTGGCCCCGCTGCTGCTGGTAGCCGGTATTATCCTTTATCAGTTTCAAGGTTATGCCAACCAGATGGTGCATGCCCATCTGGATCAACTGGTACTCAAGCACCGGCAGAAAATTGATGATTTTCTCAAGCAGAAACTCAGTGATATCAGTTATCTGTCCAAAGGGTATGAATTTTCCCGGCTCAAGGAAAAGCCGTTCCTCCAACAGCGGCTGCGGGCCCTTCAGGTGGATTACAGCTATGTGTTTGTGGATCTGGGCGTCATTGATGACCAGGGTCGTCAAGTGTCTTATGCCGGTCCGTTTGATCTGGATCAGGCGGATTACAGTGATTCGGAATGGTTTCAAAAAGCCCGGGTCAGGGATACCTATATCAGCGATGTGTTCCTGGGCATGCGGGGACAACCTCATTTCATTGTGGCGGTCAAACGGGAATGGCAGGGCCGGATGTGGCTGGTTCGGGCCACCATCGATTTCATGGCTTTCAATACCCTGGTGGAAGATTTCACCATGGGTAAAACCGGCACGGCGTTTATCCTGAACCGCCAGGGTGAGTTTCAGACCCGGGCGCCCAAAGGCACACTCAAGCTGACCCTGCAACAGTATAAAAATTTGTTTAAAATGGGAGAAGATGCCCGGGGAAATAAAACCGGAGACCGTATTATCGCTCCGTCCGTATTGGGCCAGAACGATCTGTTTCAGATCGCCCGGGAATATGAACCCAAAATCGACCGGTATACGTCCAGCCCCCCCCATAAATACACCACGTTCACTGTTGAAAAAAAAGGAGAAGACGGCACCCGGTGTCTGGTGGTCGCTGCGTTTCTCAAAAATGACGACTGGCTTTTGATTTTTCAGCAGGAGAAAAAAGATGCCTTTGCCAAGCTCAACGAAACCCAGCTCATCGCTGTATTTATTACGTTTGCCGGCGCCGTGCTCATTATTTTTATGGCATTTTTCATTTCCGGACAGCTGGTGAAGCGCATTGCACGGCTGGACTCTGAAAAAGAGGTGATGAACCAGCAGATCGTGGAAACGGGCAAGTTGGCCTCCATCGGGGAACTGGCTGCCGGTATTGCCCATGAAATCAACAATCCCGTGGCCATTATGGTGGAAGAAGCCGGCTGGATCCAGGACCTGCTCAGTGAGGGGATTGACAAAGGGGACAATTTCGAGGAATTCAAACGGGCCTTAAATCAGATTCAAACCCAGGGGCATCGGTGCAAAGGCATCACCCATAAACTGCTCAGCTTTGCCAGAAAAACCGATTCCCGGGTGGAAACCCTTCAGATCAACGAGTTTGTGACGGAAGTAGTGGATCTGTTGTCCCAGAAATTCAAATATGCCAATATCAATGTGGATGTTCAGCTGCATCCGGAACTGCCGACTATTCAGGCGTCTGCCACGGAAATTCAGCAGGTGCTCATGAACATATTGCAAAACGCCGTATATGCCATGGAAAAAACCGGAGGCAAAATTATCATCATGACCGGGATGGATGACCAGCATCTTTCAGTGTCAATCAAAGATACCGGCCCCGGGATTCCTTCGGATAATCTGGCAAGAATATTTGATCCGTTTTTCACCACCCGGCCGGTGGGGAAGGGGACCGGTCTGGGCCTTTCCATCTGCTATGGGATCATCAACAAAATGGGGGGGCGGATCGATGTGGAAAGCAAAGTGGATGAGGGAACAATTTTTACTATCGTGCTGCCGTTGGACAACCCAGCACCCAAAGTTAAGGAGAATATATAACCATGGCCATTGCAAACATTTTACTTGTGGATGATGAAGTCCCGTTCGTTGACACCATGATCAAACGCCTGACCAAACGGAACATGGATGTTCTGCCAGCATACGGCGGTGAGGAAGCGTTGAAAAAACTGGCGGAAAACAAACGGGTGGAAGTGGTGATTCTGGATGTCAAGATGCCGGGTATGGACGGACTTGAGACCCTCAAGGAGATCAAAAAAGCATTTCCATTGGTGGAAGTGATCATGCTCACGGGGCATGCAACGGTTGAATCCGCCATCGATGGGATGAAACTGGGGGCGTTTGATTACCTGATGAAACCCAGTGACATTGATGTTTTAGTGGAGAAAGTAACGGACGCGGCCGCAGCAAAACGCCGGCATGAAGAAAAAATCATTGAAGCACAAATGCGGAAAATTACCACCCGGGGTCGCTGATCATCCATGCACCCCCTGCATTGCATTGACAACGCAATTTTTTATGCCCACCCCCATCCGGCTTGCTTGAATACTGTATGCCGGGTGGGGGCAGGGTTTTATTTTTCAGATCCTGGTTTCTCCTGAAACGCTTCCCGGATTTTATCAACCAGCGTATCGAGTTCACAAGGCTTCATGAGATAGTCAAATGCCCCCAGTGCAAGACCCTGGTCACAGGCGGCGGCTGAGCCGTGTCCCGTGAGCATGATCACCTGGAGGGTGGGATCCACCTGTTTGGCGATTTTCAGCACCTCGATGCCGTCCATATCCGGCATTTTAAGGTCCAGAACCGCCACATCAAATGGCTGGGTGCGTAACACCAGCAACGCCTCCGGGCTGGTGTACGCCTTTGTAACGTCAAACCCCCGTTTGCCGAGCCGGTTGGCAAGAACATCTGCGTAAGCGGTTTCATCATCCACCAGCAGGACCCGGATTTTGTCCATGGGATGGGTGTCTGGTCTGTTTTTGGATTCTGTGTGTTCTTCTGTCATTTCTGAAACAAATCTGCCTTATTTTTTAACGGGTAAAGTAATGGTGAATGTGGTGCCTTTGTTGACTTCGCTTTCCACGGAAATCAATCCCCCCAGACCGGTGATAATCCCCCAGGAAACATACAGGCCCATACCTGTGCCCTGATCCGCCTCTTTGGTGGTGAAAAAAGGTTCGAAAATCCGGGAAATATTTTCCTTTGAAATGCCGCAACCCGTGTCCTTGACAATGATTTTTGCTTCTTCCATAGCAGCGTTCAGGCGGACAATTATCCGCCCGCCTTCTTCCGTGGCCTGGATGGAATTGGACAGCAGATTGAGCAGCACCTGAAGCAGCTGTAAAGAATCGGTCCAGGCAGATAGACGGGGTTCTTTGGTTTCCAGGTGGATAACAATGTTTTTGAGGGCTGCCTCGGGTTCAACCAGGGTGATGGCTTCTTCAGACAGTTTTTTGAGGTCCACCTCCACAAAGGTGGAAGGATCCGCCATTTCCGTTGTCTGGGTTTTAACGGCCTGGAGCAGCTGCTGGGTGATCTTTCCCGCCCGTTTGACGGCTTTGTTGATACGTTCCAGCCCTTTATTGAAATCATCCCTGCGGGGTATGCCCTGCATGTCCGGTTTTTCCAGAATCTGCTGAAGCCATCCGGCCGAGTCCTGGATCACGGCCAAAGGGTTGTTGATTTCATGGGCCACGCCGCTGGCCATGGTGCCTAAAGCCACCAGCCGTTCCGCCACCACCATCTGCTGCTGGACCTGTTCCTTGAACGCCCGGGCCTCTTTTTCAGCCAGGATCCGCTGAATTTTGTGAAAGGCCTGCTTGATTTTACGAACCAGATGCTCCAGCTCAATGGGTTTGCTCAGATAATCAAAGGCACCTGATTTGATTCCTTCCACGCCGCCGTGGATGTCTGCATGGCCGGTCAGCATGATCACCTCAAGCAGGTCGTATTTTTCCTTGATCCGTTTGAGACATTCAATGCCGTCCATGCCCGGCATTTTGACATCCATGATAACGACATCCACGGGTGCGTCTTCCAGCATTTGGAGCGCTTTTTCCCCCCGGTCTGCTTCCCGGACTTCGATGCCCCGCCGTTTCAGGCGTTTGGCAATAATCTGCCGAAAGTCATTCTCATCATCCACCAGCAGAATGTGGATATCTTCGGTCACGTCGGGTTGATCCACCATAGACCTCTTTTTATGTTCATATTTTGCTCTGACGCAGCAGTATGGCTGCCTCGGCCTTCTGAATCCGTTCCATCTGTTCTTTTCTGCGTTCTTTTGCCTTGGTGAGTTTTTCCGTCAATTCCTTGAAATCCGCCGGTTTGAGCAGAAAATCAAACGCGCCCAGCTTCATGCCTTCAACTGCCGACTGAATGGTACCGTGTCCGGTGAGCAGGATCACTTCCACCAGCGGATGGCGTTTCTTGATTTGTTTCAGGGTTTCAATGCCGTCCATGCCCGGCATTTTGACATCCAGAATGATGACATCCACCTGGATTTTTTCCAGGGTGTCCAGACATTCCTGACCGTTATAAGCGGCGATGACGTTTTCCTCGTTTTCCTTGAGACGTAAACTCAACATTTCAACAAAATCTTTTTCATCATCAACCAGCATGATTTTACTTGTTGTTTTAAACACGGTAATCTCCTGTTCCTGAATTGTTGGATAGTTAACCATTCATCCGGGCAGGATGGTCATTATCATACCCTGCCCGGGAATGGATAGAAAGTTTTTTGTTAAAAAAAATGATGCCAGATATTTTTGTTCATGTTATTTGACAAACCCGATCAAAGGCCAGTATATCAGCATGCTTGCCACGCATACCACCAGCAGGAGCAGACACCAGGGCACTGCCACCTTGATGAAGTCTTTCTGGGAAAAATACCCCGTGCTGTAAGCAATAATGGTGGGCGGACATCCGATGACCAGCATGATAAACGAGGTGGTCATGGGTGCCATCATGGCAACGGACTGGGGCGACATCTCCATCATTTCAGCCATGGGCAGGGTGATGGGCAGCATCAACGCCACAGCCGCGGAGTTGGACATCAGGCTGGACAGAAACGAGCCGAAAAATCCCATGCCGTAATACACCACCACCATGGGTTTTCCTTCCAGAAGGGGCAGGCATACCTCTGCCAGGTAACGGCCGGCCCCGCTGTCCAGCATGGCCACCCCCAAAGAGACCCCGGCCCCGAACACGATCCAGGATTCCCAGGGAAACTTGTCACAGATGGTTCTGAAGGTGATCCAGCCGGGGCCGCAGAATCCCAGAATGGCAAAGGCGGCCGGTACACTGTAATGCCAGCCCGTCAGATCCCCCATGAACCAGAGGATGAAGGTGAAAACAAACACCACCAGCACACCGGTTTCCGCTGTTTTCATGGGACCCGGGTCTGCCAGCTCCACGCCTTCCAGCTCTTTTTCTTTGGGCCGGATCAATACCCATAAAATGGCCCAGGTGGCCACGGCCGTGAGAATACAGATGGGAAACTGAATAATGATGTATTTCAAAAATCCGATGGTCAGGGTCCCTTCACTGAATTTGTTCAGAATTTCCAGGGCCAGAGGGTTGCGCCCGCCGCCCAGCAGGGTGCCGAATCCACCGGCTGAAGAGGCCAGAGGGATCAGGAGCATGAAAAACAGGGGCAGCCGGTGTCC from Desulfotignum phosphitoxidans DSM 13687 includes these protein-coding regions:
- a CDS encoding sigma-54-dependent transcriptional regulator codes for the protein MNTILVIDDDDQLRISFCKLLREENYSVLGAASGEAGVDIITQQPLDLVILDMRLPGMDGMETFKQIKKKDPKLPVIIVTAFGTTETAIEATKMGAYDYVLKPFEIPEMLNLITQAIDAGYFMKSPVAVDAAPDQQSGDAIIGQSRAMQTVYKAIGRVAQTDATILIRGESGTGKELVARAVYQHGARSDKPFLIINCVAIPETLLESELFGYEKGAFTGASQKHIGKIEQANGGTVFLDEIGDMPLSIQAKILRLLQEKSIERLGGEDTIPVDVRIIAATHQNLEQAIENNKFREDLYFRLKVVTIELPPLRDRKDDIPGLIAYYLQKLSSELKMDNPGIHDEALTLLNDYEWPGNVRELGNLIQKVLIFNRGAPIAASDLVQIIHRRHENNHTHDISLDTIRQWVRQNMAGESNSYGFDDFVDIISGIVISEALVSTDGNRTQAAKLLGMSRPTLHAKIEKYNIRMQTRISD
- a CDS encoding glycogen-binding domain-containing protein, translated to MSEKQQKKRRKKVVLSLHAPQADTVLLAGDFNQWHPEKHVLKKGKNGAWETRLMLSPDTYEYKFVVDGKWQTDPVNPRTCQNCFGTANNLLTVAE
- a CDS encoding sensor histidine kinase, producing MAENQNKKTHGPAYYSDFRIKIALRIVIVSLAPLLLVAGIILYQFQGYANQMVHAHLDQLVLKHRQKIDDFLKQKLSDISYLSKGYEFSRLKEKPFLQQRLRALQVDYSYVFVDLGVIDDQGRQVSYAGPFDLDQADYSDSEWFQKARVRDTYISDVFLGMRGQPHFIVAVKREWQGRMWLVRATIDFMAFNTLVEDFTMGKTGTAFILNRQGEFQTRAPKGTLKLTLQQYKNLFKMGEDARGNKTGDRIIAPSVLGQNDLFQIAREYEPKIDRYTSSPPHKYTTFTVEKKGEDGTRCLVVAAFLKNDDWLLIFQQEKKDAFAKLNETQLIAVFITFAGAVLIIFMAFFISGQLVKRIARLDSEKEVMNQQIVETGKLASIGELAAGIAHEINNPVAIMVEEAGWIQDLLSEGIDKGDNFEEFKRALNQIQTQGHRCKGITHKLLSFARKTDSRVETLQINEFVTEVVDLLSQKFKYANINVDVQLHPELPTIQASATEIQQVLMNILQNAVYAMEKTGGKIIIMTGMDDQHLSVSIKDTGPGIPSDNLARIFDPFFTTRPVGKGTGLGLSICYGIINKMGGRIDVESKVDEGTIFTIVLPLDNPAPKVKENI
- a CDS encoding response regulator — encoded protein: MAIANILLVDDEVPFVDTMIKRLTKRNMDVLPAYGGEEALKKLAENKRVEVVILDVKMPGMDGLETLKEIKKAFPLVEVIMLTGHATVESAIDGMKLGAFDYLMKPSDIDVLVEKVTDAAAAKRRHEEKIIEAQMRKITTRGR
- a CDS encoding response regulator, whose protein sequence is MTEEHTESKNRPDTHPMDKIRVLLVDDETAYADVLANRLGKRGFDVTKAYTSPEALLVLRTQPFDVAVLDLKMPDMDGIEVLKIAKQVDPTLQVIMLTGHGSAAACDQGLALGAFDYLMKPCELDTLVDKIREAFQEKPGSEK
- a CDS encoding sensor histidine kinase, which produces MVDQPDVTEDIHILLVDDENDFRQIIAKRLKRRGIEVREADRGEKALQMLEDAPVDVVIMDVKMPGMDGIECLKRIKEKYDLLEVIMLTGHADIHGGVEGIKSGAFDYLSKPIELEHLVRKIKQAFHKIQRILAEKEARAFKEQVQQQMVVAERLVALGTMASGVAHEINNPLAVIQDSAGWLQQILEKPDMQGIPRRDDFNKGLERINKAVKRAGKITQQLLQAVKTQTTEMADPSTFVEVDLKKLSEEAITLVEPEAALKNIVIHLETKEPRLSAWTDSLQLLQVLLNLLSNSIQATEEGGRIIVRLNAAMEEAKIIVKDTGCGISKENISRIFEPFFTTKEADQGTGMGLYVSWGIITGLGGLISVESEVNKGTTFTITLPVKK
- a CDS encoding response regulator codes for the protein MFKTTSKIMLVDDEKDFVEMLSLRLKENEENVIAAYNGQECLDTLEKIQVDVIILDVKMPGMDGIETLKQIKKRHPLVEVILLTGHGTIQSAVEGMKLGAFDFLLKPADFKELTEKLTKAKERRKEQMERIQKAEAAILLRQSKI
- a CDS encoding SLC13 family permease; its protein translation is MADIENVKEPATLRSIIIKVAVALVLGIGVMLLPRPENLTPEGQRLLGLLAVVVFLWVSEAVPIGATALLSGAGLIFLKIQPAQSAWAPFASPAVMFVLMIIMFGVVLNEVGLANRIMYNLLKFAGTRVKRLSLILAIGCTLTSTVFHDATITVIMVFAFVPVFMSMGMQPGQGHRLPLFFMLLIPLASSAGGFGTLLGGGRNPLALEILNKFSEGTLTIGFLKYIIIQFPICILTAVATWAILWVLIRPKEKELEGVELADPGPMKTAETGVLVVFVFTFILWFMGDLTGWHYSVPAAFAILGFCGPGWITFRTICDKFPWESWIVFGAGVSLGVAMLDSGAGRYLAEVCLPLLEGKPMVVVYYGMGFFGSFLSSLMSNSAAVALMLPITLPMAEMMEMSPQSVAMMAPMTTSFIMLVIGCPPTIIAYSTGYFSQKDFIKVAVPWCLLLLVVCVASMLIYWPLIGFVK